CCGCCGTGTCGTCCCGGTCCGACGTCAGGACGACCGGTTCGGCCGCGGTCCCGTCGACCCGCACGGCGCCGTCGACCCGCAGGCCGCGGCCCGGCGCGAACTTCACCACCGTCCCGGGGAGCAGGGTCAGGGTCACGCCGTCAGCCACCGTGACGTCACCGACGACGCGATGGACCGCCGCCCGACCCGGACCCCAGACGGTGTCGGTCGAGACCGTGCCGGAGACGTCCCGCACCGCTTCGACCACGGGTGGTGTGGGTGGAGGGTCGTCGACCCCCGCCAACCGGTACAGGAACGCCGCCATCTGCTCCCGCAACACCGGAGCCGACGGATCGAACCGCACCGCACCGTCCCCGCCCACATACCCCCGCGAGATCTCCTCCTCCGCCAACCACGCCATCTCGTCGTAGAACACGTGCGACGTCGACACATCCACGAACGGCGACCGCACCGGCCCCACGAACGCCGGCTCACCCGCCAACCGGNNNNNNNNNNNNNNNNNNNNNNNNNNNNNNNNNNNNNNNNNNNNNNNNNNNNNNNNNNNNNNNNNNNNNNNNNNNNNNNNNNNNNNNNNNNNNNNNNNNNGGAGTCGTTCTTCGGCTCGATGCAGATCGAACTGCTCGACCGCCGGAACTGGTCAACCCGCGCCGAGCTGGCCAACGGGATCTTCGAGTGGATCGAAGCGTTCTACAACCCGACCCGCCGCCACTCGAGCCTGGACTACCTCAGCCCAATCGAGTACGAAACCCTTCACACCGCCACCGACCAAGCGGCATGATCAACACACAAGAACCGTCCGGGAAACCCGGGACAGGTCAGTGGTGGTCTCCTCGAAGCCGGGCAGGGGACCGATCTTGAGTCGGCGGACCGAACCGACGCCGTTGCGTGAGGTGTCGCCGTCGCGGACCCGGGTGACGGTCGCGCCGAAGACCGGACCGAGGTTCTCGTGCTCGCCGAGCGCCTCGAACACGACCTCGGGCGGGGACTCGAAGTCCATGACGACGTGAACGCGCTGCGGAGCAGCCATGGTGCACCTCCTGTGTGGGTGCCTCATCCAACCGCACCGACGGGCTCGACGGCCAACGGGGCGCCCCGGCGCAGCCTCCCGGCGTCAGGACTCGGCGCCCCGCAAGGCCTTGGAGGTGAAGTAGGTGACTTCGCCGGACTCGTCCTCGACACCGAAGACGAACTGACCCGACGGCGTCGGGGCGACGTCGATGACGATGCCCTGCGACCGCGGGGTGATGACACGTTCGCCAGGCTTGAACATCGCCGCGCTCATGAGGGTGTCACGGCCCGCACGCGGTTGTTGCGCGGCTGGTGTTCGAGCTCGGCGAGCCCCAACGCCTCCAGCAGCGGCGGGAGGTACATCCCGAACCGGCCCCGGTACCCCTTGCGCTGCCCGTACCACCCGCCGACCGGGTTGCCCGGCGACCGACCCCACGCCTCCACGGTGTCGTCAGCAGGCTCCTTCTTCTCGTCCGCGGCGCCGAGCAGCACCCAGTCGCCACGCCGCACGAGCTCGGCATGCAGGTCCTCGACGGCTCGGGCGAGGTAGGTGAGCCGGGTCGAGCCGACCTGGCAGACCAGCAGGGCAGGATCGTTCTCGTCGTCGCGGTACAGGGAGTACTGCGCCGAGAGGGGCGCCGTCCTCAGGAGCCAGGGATCCTCGGCCGTCCCGGATCCCGACCAGTGGTCATCCGTCATGAGCTCGTCCTCCCACCTCGTCCGGTCGCGCGCCGGGCATGGATCCGATCATGCCATCGTCAGCGGCTGCCCGTCCCCGCTGATCTACCGGGACCTCGGCACCCCGGACACCCGACGCAGCAGCGCATCCAGAGCAGGAGTCGGCGTGGCTCCGGCCGCGACGGCCTGCAGCTTCGGACCCGCCCCGACGACGTACCGCGCCCGGGGTCGACGGGAGGTGAGGGCACGCTCGATGGTCGAGGCCACCTTCTCGGCCGGGCTCGCCATCCGCTGCGACAAGGGGATCATCCGGCGGAAGCCGGCGATGTGGGCGTCGTACAGCTCGCGGTGCTCCGGGCTCAGGCTCGCGACGGTGGCGTCCAGCTCGGCCTCCGCGTCCTGCCACATGTCGGTGTCGGTCTGCGCGGGCTCCACCAACGAGACGCCGATGCGCCACGGATGGACCTCCATCCGCAGCGCGTCGGCGAGCCCTTCGAGCGCGAACTTCGACGCGTTGTACGCCCCGGTCATGGGGGTCGCCACCCGCCCGCTGACCGACGACACGAAGACCACCCGCCCGCGGGACTCACGCAGTCTCGGCAGCAGGGCCTGGGTCACCGCGACCTGGCCGACGACGTTGACCTCCAGCTGGCGACGCAGGTCCGCCAGCGGCACGCCCTCCACCGGTCCGCCGACCACGATGCCCGCGTTGTTGACCAACGCGTCCAGGCTGGTGATCCGCTCCCCCGCGGCAGCGACCTGGTCCGGGTCGGTGACGTCGACCTGGACCGGCTCGATCCTGCCGGACGACTCGGCCACCAGACGCTCACCGTCCTCGACCTTGCGGACGCCGGCGTACACGTGCCAACCGGACGCGGCGAGTCGGAGCGACGTGGTGCGGCCGATGCCACGACCGGCGCCGGTGACGAGGACGGTTCGCATGGCGACACCCTAGCGACGGGGACGCCCTCCCGCCGTCGCCCGAGGGTCACGCCCGGGATCGTCGGAGTCTCGCTTCCTGCGCCGAGCCGGTCGGGGACACTGGGGGCGTGAAGATCGTCGTGGTGTCCGGTGGTGTCGGCGGAGCGCGGTTCCTCCAGGGTCTGGTGGCCGCGGTCGCTCCGGCCGACGAGGTCACGGTGGTGGTGAACACCGCTGACGACCTGTGGCTCTTCGGCCTGCGGGTCTGTCCCGACCTCGACACCGTGATGTACACCCTGGGCGACGGGATCGACACCGGTCGCGGATGGGGTCGTACCGACGAGACCTGGAACGCCAAGCACGAGCTCGCCGCCTACGGGCTGGACGAGACGTGGTTCGGCCTGGGTGACCGCGACCTGGCCACCCACCTGCTGCGCTCGATGCGCCTGCGCGAGGGCCGCACCCTGAGCGAGGCGACCGACGAGCTCGTCGGCCGCTGGAGTCCGGGCACCGACCTGGGTCGGGTGCGGGTGCTGCCGATGAGCGACGACGAGGTCGAGACGCACATCGCCACCACGGTCGACGGCACCGACACGGTGATCCACTTCCAGGAGTTCTGGATCCGGCACGGCGCGAGGGTGCCGGTGCGGGCGGTCGAGTACCGCGGCATCGAGTCGGCCCGGCCGGCTCCCGGGGTGCTCGACGCGATCGCCGCGGCCGACGTCGTGGTGCTGCCGCCGTCCAACCCGATCGTCTCGGTGGGTCCCGTCGTCGCGGTGCCCGGCGTCGCCGCGGCGTTGCGGTCGGCGTCGGCGCCGGTCGTGGGGGTGAGTCCGATCATCAGCGGCGCTGCGGTGCGCGGCATGGCCGACCAGCTGCTGACCGGGCTGGGGGTGGAGGTCTCGGCCGGCGCGGTCGCGCGCCACCACGGGGCCAGGAGTGCGGACGGGATCCTGGACGGCTGGCTGGTCGACACGGCCGACGCCGACCAGGTGGCCGGGGTCGAGTCGGCGGGCATCAGCTGCCGGGCGGTCCCGCTGTGGATGCGGGACCCCGCCACCACCCGGCAGCTGGCGACGGACGTCCTGGGGCTCGCCGGTGACCTGCGCGACGGCGGCCGATGATGAGCCTGACGTTCACCGCCGTCGAGGGCATCGGCGAGATCGTCCCCGGCGACGACCTCGGCCGGATCATCGCGTCCGCGGCGCCGGACCTGGCGGACGGGGACGTGGTGGTGGTGACCTCGAAGGTCGTCGCCAAGGCCGCCGGCCTCGCCACGAGCGGGAGCCGGGAGGACCTGCTCGCCGAGCAGACCGACCGGGCCGTCGCCACCCGGGGTGACACGCGCATCGTGCGGACCCATCACGGCCTGACGCTCGCCGCGGCAGGCATCGATGCCTCCAACACCTCCGCCGGCACCCTGCTGCCGCTGCCGGTGGACCCCGACGGCGATGCCCGGGCGATCCGTGCGCGGCTGGCCGAGCTGACCGGACGCCGTGTCGCCGTGGTGGTCAGTGACACCGCCGGCCGCGCCTGGCGTCACGGCCAGACCGACATCGCCATCGGGTGTGCCGGGCTGGAGCCCCTGGAGTCGTTCGCCGGACGCACCGACCCCCACGGCAACCGCCTGGTCGTGACCGCCCCCGCCGTCGCCGACGAGATCGCCGGAGCCGCCGAGCTCGCCTCGGGCAAGCTCGGCGGCCGGCCTGTGGTGGTCGTCCGCGGAGTCCCGGCCCACCTGCTCACCGCCGGCGACGGTCCGGGGGCCACGGCGCTGGTGCGGGCGGAGGACGACGACCTGTTCGGACTCGGGGCCCGCGATGCCGTGGTCGCCGCCGTGGCTGCGGACGGCGCCTCGGTCCGCGGGTTCACCCCGACGACGATCACCCCGGCCGCCCTCGTCGAGCTGGCCGGCGTCCCGGTGGGGATCGGTGTCGACGTCGACGGCGACCTGGTCCGCGTCGCGGCCCCCACCGACCACCTCGTGGCGGCAGGAGCGGTGCAGCAACGGCTCCTCACCCTGGCCACCGCCCACCGCGTCGTCGTGCGGGTCGAGGTCGAGCACCTCACCTGAGCGGCCGCGGGGTCAGATGGGTTGCAGACGGCCGT
The Aeromicrobium marinum DSM 15272 genome window above contains:
- a CDS encoding IS3 family transposase, with amino-acid sequence ESFFGSMQIELLDRRNWSTRAELANGIFEWIEAFYNPTRRHSSLDYLSPIEYETLHTATDQAA
- a CDS encoding DUF6855 family protein, producing MTDDHWSGSGTAEDPWLLRTAPLSAQYSLYRDDENDPALLVCQVGSTRLTYLARAVEDLHAELVRRGDWVLLGAADEKKEPADDTVEAWGRSPGNPVGGWYGQRKGYRGRFGMYLPPLLEALGLAELEHQPRNNRVRAVTPS
- a CDS encoding SDR family oxidoreductase, yielding MRTVLVTGAGRGIGRTTSLRLAASGWHVYAGVRKVEDGERLVAESSGRIEPVQVDVTDPDQVAAAGERITSLDALVNNAGIVVGGPVEGVPLADLRRQLEVNVVGQVAVTQALLPRLRESRGRVVFVSSVSGRVATPMTGAYNASKFALEGLADALRMEVHPWRIGVSLVEPAQTDTDMWQDAEAELDATVASLSPEHRELYDAHIAGFRRMIPLSQRMASPAEKVASTIERALTSRRPRARYVVGAGPKLQAVAAGATPTPALDALLRRVSGVPRSR
- the cofD gene encoding 2-phospho-L-lactate transferase; its protein translation is MKIVVVSGGVGGARFLQGLVAAVAPADEVTVVVNTADDLWLFGLRVCPDLDTVMYTLGDGIDTGRGWGRTDETWNAKHELAAYGLDETWFGLGDRDLATHLLRSMRLREGRTLSEATDELVGRWSPGTDLGRVRVLPMSDDEVETHIATTVDGTDTVIHFQEFWIRHGARVPVRAVEYRGIESARPAPGVLDAIAAADVVVLPPSNPIVSVGPVVAVPGVAAALRSASAPVVGVSPIISGAAVRGMADQLLTGLGVEVSAGAVARHHGARSADGILDGWLVDTADADQVAGVESAGISCRAVPLWMRDPATTRQLATDVLGLAGDLRDGGR
- the cofE gene encoding coenzyme F420-0:L-glutamate ligase, with amino-acid sequence MSLTFTAVEGIGEIVPGDDLGRIIASAAPDLADGDVVVVTSKVVAKAAGLATSGSREDLLAEQTDRAVATRGDTRIVRTHHGLTLAAAGIDASNTSAGTLLPLPVDPDGDARAIRARLAELTGRRVAVVVSDTAGRAWRHGQTDIAIGCAGLEPLESFAGRTDPHGNRLVVTAPAVADEIAGAAELASGKLGGRPVVVVRGVPAHLLTAGDGPGATALVRAEDDDLFGLGARDAVVAAVAADGASVRGFTPTTITPAALVELAGVPVGIGVDVDGDLVRVAAPTDHLVAAGAVQQRLLTLATAHRVVVRVEVEHLT